The genome window GGGTGCCGGCGCTGGAAGAGCGCATCGCCGAATTACTGCAGCGCGTCGGGCTGTATGAGCGCCGGCATGACCCCGTGCGCACCTTCAGCCGCGGCATGCAACAGCGCCTCTCCATCGCGCGCGCTGTCCTGCATGACCCGCCCGTGCTCCTACTGGACGAGCCGGACACCGGCCTGGACCAGCAGGCGGCGCGCATGCTGCGGGAACTGCTGTCGCTGATGGGGGCAGAACAGCGCACCATCCTGATGACCACGCATCAGTTGGAGCGGGCGCGCGAGATGAGCACACGGGTAGCCATCCTCGCCGGCGGGCAGATCCGCTGGGATTCGCCCACGGCGCATCTCTCGACGGCAGAACTGACCGAGGCCTATATGGAACTGGTGGAACGCCGGCCAACCCAGCCTCTAGGAGCTTCCGCATGAGCAGTGCCTGGCAGGCGGTTTGGGCCATCGTCAAAAAGGACATCCTGGCCGAACTGCGCACGAAGGAAACGCTGAGCATGATGCTCATCTTCGTGCTGTTGGCCGTCTTTATCTTCAACTTTGCCTTTGACCTGCGGGTGGAGAACGTGCGGGAGGTCGCGCCGGGGGTGATGTGGGTGGCATTCGTGTTCGCCGGCGTCCTGGGGCTGAACCGCTCCTTCATCCAGGAGGCAGACAAAGGATGCCTGGACAGCCTGCTGATGACGCCGGTGGAGCGCAGTGTAATCTACTTCGGCAAGATGCTGGGCAATCTGATTTTCATGCTGGTGGTGGATGCCATCGCCCTGCCGGTCTTCTCCGTACTGCTCAACCTGGCGCTGGTGCGCTGGGACATCGCGCTGATTGTGGCGCTTGGCACACTTGGCTTCGCCGGCGTCGGCACGCTCTTTTCCGCCATGACCGCCA of Anaerolineae bacterium contains these proteins:
- the ccmA gene encoding heme ABC exporter ATP-binding protein CcmA; the encoded protein is MDTGEAGTGMTSQAKRWPAVEARGISKAFGRYRVLRGVDLRIEQGEFLALLGPNGAGKTTFLRILATLSRPSEGRAWINGQPLDGDTRRVRQQIGLVSHQTFLYGDLTAEENLRFYGRLYRVPALEERIAELLQRVGLYERRHDPVRTFSRGMQQRLSIARAVLHDPPVLLLDEPDTGLDQQAARMLRELLSLMGAEQRTILMTTHQLERAREMSTRVAILAGGQIRWDSPTAHLSTAELTEAYMELVERRPTQPLGASA
- a CDS encoding heme exporter protein CcmB, whose protein sequence is MSSAWQAVWAIVKKDILAELRTKETLSMMLIFVLLAVFIFNFAFDLRVENVREVAPGVMWVAFVFAGVLGLNRSFIQEADKGCLDSLLMTPVERSVIYFGKMLGNLIFMLVVDAIALPVFSVLLNLALVRWDIALIVALGTLGFAGVGTLFSAMTANTRAREVMLPLLLFPVALPLVLAAVKATAGVLDGAGLREVANWLNLLIGYDVAFLTISYLTFDYVVES